A stretch of the Aggregatibacter sp. HMT-949 genome encodes the following:
- the priC gene encoding primosomal replication protein PriC — MIVQQLVQTLEKKVQQLYQTHQAQQEEKIFAKFDRALFSENGQTTAFYFAEINQTLKKIQSLDSGELNHYSFIAERLLKQCTALSEALNRKRKSPLLNSTALKPHQKRTSHDIHTLPPRERLEKYYEALQQLNHLYQQQRDNERLAVSETEKAYHSQLAERYKKRRQKCQEAIDLLEEYLAFKKKQENKNQSRK; from the coding sequence ATGATCGTTCAACAGCTCGTTCAAACGTTAGAAAAAAAGGTTCAACAACTTTATCAAACCCATCAGGCGCAGCAAGAAGAAAAGATTTTCGCAAAATTTGACCGTGCCTTATTCAGTGAAAATGGACAAACAACGGCATTTTATTTTGCCGAAATTAATCAAACACTAAAGAAAATACAATCGCTTGATTCCGGCGAACTAAACCACTACAGCTTTATCGCCGAGCGTTTGCTTAAACAATGCACGGCATTATCGGAAGCATTAAATCGTAAGCGCAAATCACCCTTGCTCAACAGCACCGCATTGAAGCCGCACCAGAAAAGAACTTCGCACGATATTCACACACTTCCGCCGCGAGAACGGTTAGAAAAATATTACGAGGCATTGCAACAATTAAATCATTTATATCAACAACAACGCGATAACGAACGTTTAGCCGTAAGCGAAACAGAAAAAGCATATCACTCGCAGCTTGCTGAACGTTACAAAAAACGTCGACAAAAATGCCAAGAAGCGATCGATTTATTAGAGGAATATTTGGCGTTTAAAAAGAAACAAGAAAATAAAAATCAGTCGAGAAAATAA
- the rluC gene encoding 23S rRNA pseudouridine(955/2504/2580) synthase RluC, whose amino-acid sequence MTEQKEKIINAVVKTLVISEDESGQRIDNYLLAKLKGVPKSLIYRIVRKGEVRVNKGRIKPEYKLQTGDVVRVPPVRVAQQNDTQVSKNLNKVAALENQILFEDDCLIVLNKPSGIAVHGGSGLNFGVIEALRALRPEAHFLELVHRLDRDTSGILLIAKKRSALRNLHEQLRIKTVQKDYLALVRGQWQSHIKAIQAPLLKNELSSGERIVRVSEQGKPSETRFSIEERYPNATLVKASPVTGRTHQIRVHTQYAGHPIALDDKYGDKEFDEQMQKLGLNRLFLHAFSIRFEHPKTAETLRFNAPLDDKMKLVLKKLRESK is encoded by the coding sequence ATGACGGAACAAAAAGAGAAAATTATCAATGCGGTGGTGAAAACGCTGGTCATTAGTGAGGACGAAAGCGGACAACGCATTGATAATTATTTGTTGGCGAAACTTAAAGGCGTACCAAAAAGCTTGATTTATCGCATTGTGCGTAAAGGCGAAGTACGGGTAAACAAAGGACGAATTAAGCCGGAATATAAATTACAAACGGGCGATGTGGTGCGTGTACCGCCGGTACGCGTAGCGCAGCAAAACGATACGCAGGTTTCCAAGAACTTAAATAAAGTGGCTGCACTGGAAAACCAAATCCTGTTTGAAGACGATTGTTTAATCGTGCTAAATAAGCCGTCCGGCATCGCGGTGCATGGTGGCAGCGGATTAAACTTCGGCGTTATTGAAGCCTTGCGTGCACTGCGCCCTGAAGCGCATTTTTTGGAACTTGTGCATCGTTTAGATCGCGATACTTCAGGCATTTTACTCATTGCCAAAAAACGTTCCGCATTGCGCAATTTACATGAGCAACTACGCATAAAAACCGTACAAAAAGATTATCTCGCCTTAGTGCGTGGGCAGTGGCAATCGCATATAAAAGCGATTCAAGCGCCGTTATTAAAAAACGAGCTTTCCAGCGGCGAGCGAATCGTGCGAGTAAGCGAACAAGGCAAGCCTTCGGAGACCCGTTTCTCAATTGAAGAACGTTATCCGAATGCTACTTTGGTAAAAGCCTCACCGGTAACCGGTCGCACCCATCAAATCCGCGTGCATACTCAATATGCAGGACATCCGATCGCGTTAGATGACAAATACGGCGATAAGGAATTTGATGAACAAATGCAGAAACTCGGTTTAAATCGCTTATTTTTACACGCTTTTTCTATTCGTTTCGAGCATCCTAAAACGGCTGAAACTTTGCGTTTTAACGCGCCACTTGACGACAAAATGAAATTGGTGTTGAAAAAGTTACGGGAAAGCAAATAG
- the hfq gene encoding RNA chaperone Hfq, with protein sequence MAKGQSLQDPYLNALRRERIPVSIYLVNGIKLQGQIESFDQFVILLKNTVNQMVYKHAISTVVPARSVSHHNSNHHAATPAEVAEERETQAE encoded by the coding sequence ATGGCAAAAGGACAATCTTTACAAGATCCTTATTTAAATGCGCTACGTCGCGAGCGTATTCCTGTATCGATTTATCTTGTGAACGGAATTAAATTACAAGGTCAAATCGAATCGTTTGATCAATTCGTGATTTTATTGAAAAACACTGTAAATCAAATGGTCTACAAACACGCAATATCCACCGTAGTACCGGCGCGTTCCGTGTCTCACCACAACAGTAACCATCATGCTGCAACGCCGGCGGAAGTGGCAGAAGAAAGAGAAACGCAAGCCGAATAA
- the hflX gene encoding ribosome rescue GTPase HflX, with protein MNNQYIKSAVENLTEISTALSLSSKTNSRCDNVIVVQVYFSQNQNIEELQEFLLLADSAGAAVLEIITVGRRAPHAKYFVGEGKAKEIAAAVKTHNANAVLVNHLLTPAQTRNLENLCGCRVVDRTGVILDIFAQRARSHEGKLQVELAQLNHLAARLVRRKTGLDQQKGAVGLRGPGETQLETDRRLIKVRIAQLQNRLAKVEKQRRQNRQTRQKAEIPTVSLVGYTNAGKSTLFNAITQADVYAADQLFATLDPTLRRLSIQDVGTTIVADTVGFVRQLPHALISAFKSTLQETVEASLLLHVVDATDVRKWENIEAVNAVLNEIGANHVPTLLIYNKIDLLENVEPHIEYDDEHKPVAVYLSAHSGEGTNLLLEAIRTRLKNEMLSLTLTLLPHQGKLRHALYRLNAVLNEQVTEQGEFILKVQIAKVEWLKLCKRFPESVYFSPCPQTNE; from the coding sequence ATGAATAATCAATATATTAAAAGTGCGGTTGAAAATTTAACGGAAATTTCAACCGCACTTTCTTTATCTTCCAAAACCAATTCACGATGCGACAATGTTATTGTCGTACAGGTTTACTTTTCGCAAAACCAAAATATCGAAGAACTACAAGAATTTCTTCTGCTTGCCGATTCTGCCGGAGCGGCTGTGTTAGAAATCATTACCGTCGGCCGTCGTGCGCCGCACGCCAAATATTTCGTAGGCGAAGGCAAAGCAAAAGAAATCGCCGCGGCAGTGAAAACACACAATGCCAATGCGGTGCTGGTAAACCACCTACTTACACCTGCGCAAACGCGCAATTTAGAAAACTTATGCGGTTGCCGCGTGGTGGATCGCACCGGGGTAATTTTAGATATTTTCGCCCAACGCGCCCGTTCGCACGAAGGGAAATTACAAGTGGAACTGGCGCAACTCAACCATTTAGCCGCGCGCCTCGTGCGCCGTAAAACCGGTTTGGATCAACAAAAAGGTGCGGTAGGTTTACGCGGCCCCGGTGAAACCCAATTGGAAACGGATCGTCGTTTAATTAAAGTGCGCATTGCTCAGTTGCAAAATCGTTTAGCAAAAGTGGAAAAACAACGCCGTCAAAATCGCCAAACTCGACAAAAAGCGGAGATTCCCACCGTTTCTTTGGTCGGTTATACCAATGCGGGCAAATCCACTTTGTTTAATGCTATCACACAAGCCGATGTTTACGCTGCCGACCAACTGTTCGCCACGCTTGATCCGACCTTGCGCCGCCTATCAATTCAAGATGTCGGCACAACGATTGTTGCGGATACCGTGGGCTTTGTACGTCAACTGCCGCACGCTCTGATTTCCGCCTTCAAATCCACCTTGCAGGAAACAGTAGAAGCGAGCCTTTTATTGCATGTGGTTGATGCTACCGACGTGCGGAAATGGGAAAATATTGAGGCCGTCAATGCGGTGCTAAATGAGATCGGCGCGAACCACGTACCGACTTTATTGATATATAACAAAATTGATTTATTGGAAAACGTGGAACCGCACATTGAATACGATGATGAACATAAACCGGTCGCGGTTTACCTTTCTGCACATAGCGGCGAAGGCACGAATTTACTGTTGGAGGCAATTAGAACGCGGCTAAAAAACGAGATGCTTTCATTGACCCTCACGCTTCTGCCACACCAAGGAAAACTTCGCCATGCACTGTATCGGCTCAATGCGGTGCTGAACGAGCAAGTCACCGAGCAAGGAGAATTTATCTTAAAAGTGCAAATTGCTAAGGTGGAATGGTTGAAGTTGTGCAAACGCTTTCCGGAATCAGTTTATTTTTCACCCTGTCCGCAAACGAACGAATAA
- a CDS encoding helical backbone metal receptor has protein sequence MLKTRIFSIAFFLSLSASAEQFVSLTLCSDRLLTELARPEQISAQSLYSKNPLMMLDKVNRDKPALEATLTSLLPYLDKTLLINETFYPRLAADLKKLGAKIVPINDSPQTPEELFALILQLGKLTGNERHAEALIDKLKSQHSRLNLSSSTDTLILSDTGPVGDFPQYSILLDLLGLTPLKMPLTTQNFSLEKVLLAEPNVLIEISDRQSYNEQAELLHHPFLQKLFQNRPHFHIPMKYTYCFDHGVWMGAEMIYHQQK, from the coding sequence ATGTTGAAAACACGCATATTTTCCATCGCATTTTTTCTTTCGCTTTCAGCGTCTGCGGAGCAATTCGTTTCACTTACTCTTTGTAGCGATCGTTTGTTGACAGAATTAGCGCGGCCCGAACAAATTTCCGCGCAATCGCTTTATTCCAAAAATCCGTTGATGATGTTGGATAAAGTAAACCGTGACAAACCTGCGCTTGAAGCTACACTTACGTCATTATTGCCCTATCTCGATAAAACATTATTAATTAATGAGACTTTTTATCCGCGACTAGCAGCCGATTTAAAAAAACTCGGTGCCAAAATTGTGCCGATTAACGATAGCCCGCAAACGCCTGAAGAATTATTTGCGCTGATATTGCAACTCGGTAAGCTGACGGGTAATGAAAGGCATGCGGAAGCTTTGATTGATAAATTAAAATCGCAACACTCTCGTTTAAATCTGTCGTCTAGCACCGATACGCTTATACTTTCCGATACAGGCCCCGTCGGCGATTTTCCACAATATTCTATTTTGCTTGATTTGCTCGGTTTAACACCCTTAAAAATGCCGCTTACGACACAAAATTTTTCATTGGAAAAGGTGCTGCTTGCAGAACCGAATGTGTTGATTGAAATCTCCGATCGGCAAAGTTATAACGAACAGGCGGAATTGTTGCACCATCCATTTTTGCAAAAGCTTTTTCAGAATCGGCCACATTTTCACATCCCGATGAAATACACTTATTGCTTCGATCATGGCGTGTGGATGGGGGCGGAGATGATTTATCATCAGCAGAAATAA
- a CDS encoding helix-hairpin-helix domain-containing protein, which yields MKLVKTFISAYVLGSALFNGSVFAAEKAAEPVAMVQTANAETQQTADMGNKLNINTATAGEIQKALTGIGAKKAEAIVQYREKHGNFTTAEQLLEVQGIGKATLEKNRDRLAF from the coding sequence ATGAAATTAGTCAAAACCTTTATCAGTGCTTACGTACTTGGCAGTGCATTATTTAACGGCAGTGTTTTTGCGGCAGAAAAAGCGGCGGAACCCGTTGCTATGGTACAAACCGCAAACGCTGAAACCCAACAAACCGCCGATATGGGCAATAAACTCAATATTAATACCGCAACGGCAGGTGAAATCCAAAAAGCATTAACCGGTATCGGGGCGAAAAAAGCGGAAGCTATCGTACAATACCGTGAGAAACATGGTAATTTCACCACAGCAGAACAATTACTTGAAGTGCAAGGCATCGGTAAAGCGACGCTTGAAAAAAATCGCGATCGCTTGGCCTTTTAA
- a CDS encoding energy transducer TonB: protein MQQAKRSSLGLLISVLVHGAIIGALLWNWHKPSDSANNHAGELSTSISMEMLQGMRIEEPEPAPEPLKAEPEQPKEEVVADPTKKLEPEKKKEPEKKTEDKPKPPKEKPKKEVKPVEKSTNLPKNLPTGDKNVNSLNSANSKATTTGATNTNANMAGTDSSTDEIAAYKAALYREIERRKEYPQRARMMRKQGVVHIAFNVGNDGSLSGESVIKSSGDESLDNAALKAVRNVKPIGPKPAGLSGSISVPIRFSLQ from the coding sequence ATGCAACAAGCGAAACGTTCATCCTTGGGGTTGTTAATTTCCGTTCTCGTACACGGTGCGATTATCGGCGCCTTGCTGTGGAATTGGCACAAACCGAGCGATAGTGCGAATAACCATGCCGGTGAACTTTCCACCAGTATTTCGATGGAAATGTTACAAGGTATGCGCATCGAAGAGCCGGAACCTGCGCCTGAACCGTTGAAAGCCGAACCTGAACAACCAAAAGAAGAAGTAGTGGCCGATCCGACTAAAAAGCTGGAGCCTGAAAAGAAAAAAGAACCGGAGAAAAAAACGGAAGATAAGCCGAAACCACCTAAAGAAAAACCGAAGAAAGAGGTGAAACCCGTTGAGAAATCGACGAATTTACCGAAAAATTTACCGACAGGCGATAAAAACGTGAATTCATTGAATTCGGCTAATTCTAAAGCGACAACAACGGGAGCGACAAATACTAATGCAAATATGGCGGGAACGGATTCTAGTACCGATGAAATCGCTGCTTATAAAGCCGCCTTATATCGTGAAATTGAACGACGCAAAGAATATCCGCAACGTGCAAGAATGATGCGCAAACAAGGCGTTGTACATATTGCATTTAATGTGGGCAATGATGGTTCTTTAAGTGGCGAAAGCGTAATAAAATCGTCGGGTGACGAAAGTCTGGATAACGCCGCATTGAAGGCAGTGAGAAATGTCAAACCAATCGGTCCTAAACCGGCAGGACTCTCCGGTAGCATTTCGGTACCTATCCGGTTTAGTTTGCAATAA
- the exbD gene encoding TonB system transport protein ExbD, with protein sequence MKKFDEINIIPFIDIMLVLLAIVLVTASFISQGKIQVNVPKASTAVAFKSDELAKLLTVTANGELYFNDKAISQEALEAEISQWNKDQKVTLKIDAEASFQDFVSITDLLAKNDIKNVAIVSMKDKGGNAGSSSAPAAK encoded by the coding sequence GTGAAAAAATTTGATGAAATCAATATTATTCCTTTTATCGACATCATGCTGGTATTGTTGGCGATTGTATTGGTTACCGCATCTTTTATCTCGCAAGGCAAAATTCAAGTAAATGTACCGAAAGCCAGTACAGCGGTGGCGTTTAAATCGGACGAATTAGCCAAATTGCTCACCGTAACAGCAAATGGCGAGCTGTATTTCAATGATAAAGCGATTTCTCAAGAAGCGTTGGAAGCGGAAATTAGTCAATGGAATAAAGATCAAAAAGTCACATTGAAAATTGATGCCGAAGCCAGTTTCCAGGATTTTGTCAGTATCACCGATTTGCTTGCGAAAAACGATATTAAAAATGTGGCTATCGTATCCATGAAGGATAAAGGTGGTAATGCGGGTTCTTCAAGCGCCCCGGCAGCCAAATAG
- the exbB gene encoding TonB-system energizer ExbB translates to MPQLFEFLQQYSDYIIIGLLLLMSVIMLAMAIERFIFLSKINVGKYSNIHALDIDLNRNMTIISTVGANAPYVGLLGTVIGILLTFYQIGQGGGNVDAGEIMLHLSLALKATALGILVAIPSMVFYNGLNRKIEVNRLKWKVLNSQKDKE, encoded by the coding sequence ATGCCTCAACTTTTTGAATTTCTTCAACAATATAGCGATTACATTATTATCGGACTTTTGCTTTTGATGAGCGTAATTATGCTTGCGATGGCCATTGAGCGTTTCATTTTTTTGAGCAAAATTAACGTCGGAAAATATTCCAATATTCATGCTTTGGACATCGATTTGAATCGCAATATGACGATTATTTCTACTGTCGGGGCAAATGCGCCTTATGTAGGGCTATTGGGGACGGTTATCGGGATTTTACTCACGTTCTACCAAATCGGTCAGGGCGGCGGTAATGTAGATGCCGGCGAAATTATGTTACATCTTTCTTTAGCCTTGAAGGCCACCGCATTGGGTATTTTAGTGGCGATTCCTTCTATGGTGTTTTATAACGGTTTAAACCGTAAAATTGAAGTGAACCGTTTGAAATGGAAAGTGCTAAATTCACAAAAAGATAAGGAATAG
- the bcp gene encoding thioredoxin-dependent thiol peroxidase codes for MKTLQAGDAVPQFTLNDQNNRPVSLAQFKGRKVLIYFYPKALTPGCTTQACGLRDAKNELEKLGVVILGISPDSPKKLAQFADKKDLNFTLLADEDHQVAEQFGVWGEKKFMGKTYDGIHRVSFLLDESGKIQHVFDKFKTGEHHQVVLDFLHQQL; via the coding sequence ATGAAAACATTACAAGCAGGCGATGCGGTGCCGCAATTTACATTAAACGACCAAAATAATCGACCTGTTTCATTAGCGCAATTTAAAGGTCGAAAAGTACTGATTTATTTTTATCCGAAAGCGCTTACGCCGGGTTGTACTACGCAGGCTTGTGGTTTACGTGATGCCAAAAACGAATTGGAAAAATTAGGCGTAGTAATTTTGGGTATCAGTCCGGACAGTCCTAAAAAATTGGCACAATTTGCCGACAAAAAAGATCTTAACTTCACTTTGTTGGCTGATGAAGATCATCAAGTGGCAGAACAATTCGGTGTATGGGGCGAGAAAAAATTTATGGGCAAAACTTATGACGGTATTCATCGTGTTAGCTTTTTGCTTGATGAGAGCGGTAAAATTCAGCATGTTTTCGATAAATTTAAAACCGGCGAGCATCATCAAGTAGTATTGGATTTTCTCCACCAACAGCTTTAA
- the dapA gene encoding 4-hydroxy-tetrahydrodipicolinate synthase, whose translation MSTQNSLFSGSIVALITPMNSHGCIDFDTLEKLVEYHIDAGTDAIVSVGTTGESATLSIEENVKVIEKTVELAKGRIPVIAGTGANATSEAIMMTKLLRDSGVAGCLSVVPYYNKPTQEGMYQHFKAIAECTDLPQILYNVPGRTGSDMKPETVARLAKIKNIIGIKEATGDVSRITEIKKLAGDDFIVLSGDDATGLEAMKLGAEGVISVTNNLAAKDMAEICHLARAGEFSKAEAINARLMALHHDLFVESNPIPVKWAAYRLGLIKSPFLRLPLTVLSESAQPKVEAALKTAGLL comes from the coding sequence ATGTCTACGCAAAATTCCTTATTTTCCGGCAGCATCGTAGCTTTAATTACACCGATGAATAGCCACGGCTGCATTGATTTTGATACTTTAGAAAAACTGGTTGAATATCATATCGACGCCGGCACTGATGCCATCGTCTCCGTTGGCACCACCGGCGAATCCGCAACGCTGAGTATTGAAGAAAACGTGAAAGTAATTGAAAAAACCGTAGAACTTGCCAAAGGCAGAATTCCGGTTATCGCCGGCACCGGTGCGAATGCTACCAGCGAAGCCATCATGATGACCAAACTATTGCGCGATAGCGGCGTGGCGGGTTGTCTTTCAGTCGTACCTTACTACAACAAACCAACCCAAGAAGGTATGTATCAACACTTCAAAGCAATCGCCGAATGTACCGACTTACCCCAAATTCTTTACAACGTACCTGGACGTACCGGCAGCGATATGAAACCGGAAACCGTGGCACGTTTGGCGAAAATTAAAAATATCATCGGTATTAAAGAAGCGACCGGCGACGTCAGCCGCATAACCGAAATTAAAAAATTAGCCGGCGACGATTTCATCGTATTAAGCGGCGATGACGCGACCGGTTTGGAAGCAATGAAGCTCGGCGCAGAAGGCGTAATTTCAGTTACCAATAATCTTGCAGCCAAAGACATGGCGGAGATCTGTCATTTAGCCCGCGCCGGCGAATTCAGTAAAGCGGAAGCCATTAATGCCCGTTTAATGGCGCTCCACCATGATTTATTTGTCGAATCCAACCCGATTCCGGTGAAATGGGCGGCTTATCGTCTAGGCCTCATCAAATCACCATTTCTACGCTTGCCGCTCACCGTATTAAGCGAAAGCGCACAACCGAAAGTCGAAGCAGCATTAAAAACTGCCGGCTTGCTTTGA
- the bamC gene encoding outer membrane protein assembly factor BamC, whose product MKKLLLGLASIHLLCACSGDPEKQQNANDTYQKSDASVPNFSPLASGGVNLPKADNTFELPQVDIKKSATIDIRPPSVPLAIIKNSLTQFDGERALIVYSEEQTSLYNLQQIQRLLKEEGIDSTLNGAILLTDWHSTGRADDKADTEIRYQVEQVSVRDSGALAVSVAQMRRDGILFTPDITEKQRYTADRLNRFVAALTNAYNKQQQDLSNATVGPFQSTLITDSNGKTALSMEATFAQAWQKLSYALPKIGFETQSATPGRGQRELKYSPLDNEEWLRLGITRPDLEKGTYFMQLSAVGKQSALVISDEKEHALTDETARAIYRALSTLLAQ is encoded by the coding sequence ATGAAAAAACTACTTTTAGGATTAGCGAGCATCCATTTATTATGCGCTTGCTCCGGCGATCCCGAAAAACAACAAAATGCCAATGACACCTATCAGAAATCAGATGCCTCCGTACCCAATTTTTCTCCATTGGCCAGCGGCGGCGTAAATTTGCCTAAAGCGGACAATACCTTCGAATTGCCACAAGTTGATATTAAAAAAAGCGCCACCATCGACATTCGCCCGCCGTCCGTTCCTCTGGCTATCATCAAAAATTCCCTAACCCAATTTGACGGCGAACGTGCACTTATCGTGTATTCAGAGGAGCAAACCTCTCTTTATAACCTCCAACAGATTCAACGTTTATTAAAAGAAGAAGGCATTGATTCCACGCTCAATGGCGCGATTTTGCTGACGGATTGGCATAGCACCGGACGCGCCGACGATAAAGCCGACACCGAAATTCGTTATCAAGTGGAGCAGGTATCCGTACGCGATAGCGGCGCGTTAGCGGTTTCAGTAGCACAAATGCGCCGCGACGGCATTTTATTTACGCCGGATATCACGGAAAAACAACGCTATACGGCCGATCGTTTGAATCGTTTCGTAGCGGCGCTGACCAACGCCTATAACAAGCAACAACAAGATTTGAGCAACGCCACCGTCGGCCCATTTCAATCTACTTTAATCACTGACAGCAACGGCAAAACTGCATTGAGCATGGAAGCAACCTTCGCGCAAGCTTGGCAAAAATTAAGTTATGCGTTACCAAAAATCGGCTTTGAAACCCAATCTGCTACGCCGGGACGCGGGCAGCGCGAACTTAAATATTCGCCATTAGATAATGAGGAATGGTTGCGTTTGGGCATAACCCGACCAGATTTAGAAAAAGGCACTTACTTTATGCAACTCTCCGCCGTTGGCAAACAAAGCGCACTGGTAATCAGCGATGAAAAAGAGCATGCGCTTACCGATGAAACCGCCCGAGCGATTTATCGCGCATTAAGCACTTTACTTGCACAATAA
- the proB gene encoding glutamate 5-kinase produces MNKKTIVVKFGTSTLTLGSPKLNAPHMVDIVRQIAQLHQQGYRVLIVTSGAIAAGRHYLNHPSLPPTIASKQLLAAVGQSQLIQAWEKLFAIYDIYIGQILLTRADIEDRERFLNARDTLHALLDNRIIPVINENDAVATAEIKVGDNDNLSALVAILVQAQQLYLLTDQQGLFDSDPRKNPDAQLIPVVEQITEHIRAIAGGSGTHLGTGGMMTKIIAADVATRSGVETIIAPGARPNVIFDLAHEHRIGTKFIAHQSDRLESRKQWLFAAPCAGVLTIDEGAEKAMLEQNKSLLPAGIVTVEGRFSRGEVVKIRNPAGKDIALGMPRYNSDALLLIKGKKSQDIEAILGYEYGAVALHRDDMIIL; encoded by the coding sequence ATGAATAAAAAAACGATTGTAGTGAAATTCGGCACCAGCACTTTAACTTTAGGATCGCCGAAATTAAATGCGCCGCACATGGTGGACATCGTGCGCCAAATTGCGCAACTGCATCAGCAAGGTTATCGCGTGCTGATCGTCACTTCCGGAGCGATTGCCGCCGGGCGTCATTACTTGAATCATCCGTCACTGCCGCCGACCATCGCCTCCAAGCAACTGCTCGCAGCGGTGGGACAAAGCCAGTTGATTCAAGCTTGGGAAAAATTGTTCGCGATTTATGATATTTACATCGGACAAATTTTGTTGACCCGCGCCGATATTGAAGATCGCGAACGTTTTTTGAATGCGCGCGACACCTTGCACGCATTGTTGGATAATCGAATTATTCCGGTGATTAACGAAAATGACGCCGTGGCGACGGCAGAAATTAAAGTGGGCGACAACGATAATTTATCCGCCTTGGTGGCTATTCTAGTGCAAGCCCAACAGCTTTATTTGCTGACGGATCAACAAGGGCTGTTTGATAGCGATCCGCGTAAGAATCCCGACGCGCAACTCATTCCCGTGGTGGAGCAAATTACCGAGCATATTCGCGCCATTGCGGGCGGCAGTGGCACCCACCTTGGCACGGGCGGCATGATGACGAAAATTATCGCGGCAGATGTGGCGACACGGTCCGGTGTAGAAACGATTATTGCTCCGGGCGCTCGTCCGAATGTGATTTTTGATCTTGCCCACGAGCACCGCATTGGAACCAAGTTTATCGCGCACCAATCAGATCGTCTGGAAAGTCGCAAACAATGGCTGTTTGCCGCGCCATGCGCCGGTGTGTTGACGATTGATGAGGGCGCGGAAAAAGCCATGCTTGAGCAAAATAAATCGCTGCTGCCAGCCGGTATCGTTACGGTGGAAGGCCGCTTTTCGCGCGGCGAAGTGGTGAAAATCCGCAATCCGGCGGGCAAAGACATTGCGCTTGGCATGCCGCGTTACAACAGTGATGCGTTGCTGTTAATCAAAGGTAAAAAGTCGCAAGATATCGAAGCGATTCTCGGCTACGAATACGGCGCCGTGGCGCTTCATCGCGATGACATGATTATTTTATAA
- the folA gene encoding type 3 dihydrofolate reductase gives MTFSLIVAATLNGVIGKDNQMPWHLPADLAWFRQNTTGKPVIMGRKTFESIGRPLPKRINIVLSRKPYEYEGVIWKESLESALEAVKESEEIMLIGGGELFKQYLPYADKLYLTQIQADIDGDTFFPLLNWDEWEIEFEQYREKDEQNPYACRFLILRKKLKTDRKI, from the coding sequence ATGACGTTTAGTTTAATCGTTGCCGCCACCTTAAACGGCGTGATCGGTAAAGATAATCAAATGCCTTGGCATCTGCCCGCCGACCTTGCTTGGTTCCGTCAAAACACGACCGGCAAACCGGTGATTATGGGGCGTAAAACCTTTGAAAGCATTGGCCGCCCGTTGCCGAAACGAATAAATATCGTGCTTTCCCGCAAGCCTTACGAATACGAAGGCGTAATTTGGAAGGAAAGCCTCGAAAGCGCACTGGAGGCGGTTAAAGAGTCAGAAGAAATTATGTTGATCGGCGGCGGCGAATTGTTCAAACAATATTTGCCGTATGCGGATAAATTGTATTTAACTCAAATCCAAGCGGACATCGACGGCGATACGTTTTTCCCTTTATTGAACTGGGACGAATGGGAAATTGAATTCGAACAATACCGCGAGAAAGACGAGCAGAATCCTTATGCTTGTCGTTTTTTAATTTTGCGGAAAAAGCTGAAAACAGACCGCAAAATTTAA